TCCAGACCATCTGGCATGTTGTCCTTCCTATGGGCATGCCCAATATCATCACCGGGCTGATCCTGGCTTTGGGACGTGTTTCCGGCGAGACGGCGCCTATTCTCTTTACCTGCGCCGCATACTTTCTGCCGCAGTTGCCTGCCGGCATTCTGGACCAGTGCATGGCATTGCCCTATCATTTGTATGTCATCTCTACCAGCGGAACTGACATGGAAGCCCAGCTTCCCATAGCTTATGGCACTGCATTGGTGCTGATAGTAATTATCCTTTTGGTAAACCTTCTGGCAAACGCCTTGAGGAAATATTTTGAGAAAAGAATAAAGACAAACTAATTTTGAAAGATTGTGCACATGAAGATAGAGACGCGTGATGTAAACTTTTGGTATGGTGATTTCCATGCATTGAAGGGCATCAGTATGGATATTGAAGAAAAGTCGGTTGTGGCTTTTATCGGTCCTTCGGGATGCGGAAAATCCACTTTTCTCCGTTTGTTGAACAGGATGAATGATTTGATACCGGCTACCCGGTTGTCCGGCGAAATTTGCATTGACGGGCAAAACATCTATGGAAAAGGTGTCCGGGTGGATGAGCTTCGCAAGAATGTGGGTATGGTATTCCAGCGCCCCAATCCTTTTCCGAAAAGCATTTTTGAGAATGTGGCTTACGGGCTCCGTGTAAACGGTGTGACCGACAGCGCCTTTATCCGCCGGCGGGTGGAAGAAACCTTGAAAGGCGCAGCCCTTTGGGATGAAGTGAAAGACAAACTGAAAGTTTCCGCATACGCTCTTTCGGGCGGACAGCAGCAACGCCTGTGCATTGCCCGTGCGATGGCCGTGTCTCCCTCCGTATTGCTGATGGATGAGCCGGCTTCTGCCCTCGATCCTATTTCCACCGCTAAGGTAGAGGAGCTTATCCATGAGCTGAAGAAGCAATATACCATCGTTATCGTGACGCACAACATGCAGCAGGCGGCGCGTGTCAGTGACAGTACCGCCTTCTTCTATATGGGTGAGATGATAGAGGTCGGTGATACCAAAAAGATATTTACCAATCCCGAAAAGGTGGAGACGCAGAATTATATCACGGGGCGTTTCGGCTGAGTTTTTGTTTGTCATTCCCGGAAAAAGTAATTATTAATTTGAAAACAACAATATTATGGTAAAGTTTATCGAATCGGAACTCGTCTTGCTGAAAAAGGAAATAGACGAAATGTGGACCTTGGTTTATAATCAGATCGACCGTGCAGGAGATGCTGTGCTGACTTTGGACCGTGAACTGGCCCAGCAAGTGCTGGTGCGCGAGCGTCGTGTCAATGCTTTTGAACTGAAGATTGACAGTGACGTGGAGGATATCATAGCTCTTTATAATCCTGTTGCCATCGACTTGCGTTTTGTCCTTGCCATGCTGAAGATAAACACGAATCTGGAGCGTTTGGGTGACTTTGCCGAGGGAATTGCCCGTTTTGTCATCAATTGTACTGAACCGGCTTTGGATGCCGACTTGATAAAGAAGCTTCGTCTGGAAGAGATGATTTCGCAGGTACTCTCCATGCTTGAGTTGACTAAGAATGCCCTCAAAGAAGAGAATCTGGAACAGGCTACGGCTGTATTTGCCAAAGACAATCTGCTGGATGAGATAAATGCCGAAGCCACCTCCATTCTTGCCGGGCACATCAATGCACATCCGGAGAGTGCGCTTTCTTGCCTGAATATGGTCAGTGTTTTCCGCAAGCTGGAGCGTTCGGGCGATCATATCACAAATATAGCCGAGGAAATAGTGTTCTTTATTGATGCAAAAGTGCTGAAACATGGCGGTAGGATAGACGAACACTACCCAAATGACAACAAATGAGTAAATATTTAGGATAATTTTAGTGTTTCAAGGAAAATTGCCTTATATTTGTCCGTTGAAAACGATTGCAGGTGTAGAAAAGTGCTTCGAAATGATAACGAATCCAAAAGAATTCTCGAAAAGATGTTATAAGACATGTTTTTTAATTTGGTTGATATCACGAAAAGCGGCTATCTTTGCAGCGTTATCCTGAAAACAATCTTTTTACCTTAAAAAAAACTAATACCTATTGAAAACTGAAAAAGGCGGCTTTGTGAAAAGCTGCCTTTTTTATTTTTCTTTTGTTCGTAGTGACATTATGAATAAATCTTTTAGCGGTATGCACACCTATGGGGCCATACCGCAATTCTTCGAGTCTTATTTTAAGCCTGCAACGCTTCTATTTCCGTCAGGGTCAGACCTGTAATGTCGGCAATTTCACTTACCGACATTCCCTTCGATTTCATTCGGAGTGCAGTATCTGTTTGACTTTTTTTTATGCCTATCTCGATTCCTTCTACCCGTCCTTCTACCCGTCCTTCTTCACGTCCTTCTATTTTGGCGGCTTCCATAGTTACCAGATAGTCACGATAGACTTTCAGGCTGTTGTCATACACCTCTCGTTCATGTTTGGAGAGGGCGCCCACGTCGGCCAATTCTTCGAGTCTTTCGAAGACAGCTTTTCTTGCCTTGAATGGCATTCTTTCCAGAGTTTCCATATTCTTCAATACATAAATCCAACGTTCAAAATCATTTTCGCATTCTTCCTCGTCCTTGTCGAACAATGGGAGGGCGATGAAGATTTGCCTCAGTTTGTCCGAGAATATTTTTCCCGTTTCACGGTCTGCAAGAATAACGTCTGTACGGAGTTTTTGTTCTTCGCCGTCGAGCAAGAAATTCATAAAAAACACGCCATAGACAGCTTTTACTCCGAACATCCAGTCCGAACCGGTGAGCCCTTGGTTCACTACCGCTTTACTCAGATAGAACAGCGCACGGTCTTTGAAGTTTACTTGCGAACGGTTCTGCATTTCTACGATAATTTTTTCGCCGGTATCTGTGGTGCAATATACATCGTAGATTATGCCGCGCCCTTCTTGATATTCGGGTAGTTGTTCATTGTTCAGAAAAGTCAAGTCTGTAATTACACGCTCGCCTACTAACAATCCGTTGAGGAAATCGATAAGTAAGTCTTTTGACACTTCCCGTCCGAATAGAAGTTTGAATCCGTAGTCTGAGTATGGGTTGATGAATCTGCTCATGATAATTCTTGCTCTAAGATTATTTGGTTCTTCAGTTTACAAAGATAATATTTTTAATTGGAACTGTTTCTGTTTATTCCTTTTTTATCTTATTGTAATAGAGCAGAAAATCCCCTTCTGCTTATCGCTATCTTCACAGACGGCATTGATAAGCAGAAAGAGGAACACAAACAAAACAAACAATATCTTCTTATTAAAAAGAAAATCTTGTTTTTCTCTTATAATTCTTCCGGACGTCTTTCTTGGTGAAGACTGTTCCGTTTTTATGTTTTACAGAGTCAAGATTATCTTTTTGTCGGAGCAGATCTTAACATTGAATTTTTCTATCATTGCTTTGAAATCTACTTCCACACGGTCGGTGAGGAGGCCGAAGAATCTTTGTGTTCTCTTCTTCACGACTTCCTTTTCGGCGGCCTGTTTTATAATATCTGCTGAACGCTTGTCGGCATACCAACAATCATTTTCTTCGTAAATGCATATTTGCTGTGCATTGTCCGATGTATCGGAGGCATAATTAGACGTTTTCATAACTTATATGTATGTTTTTTTATATATTTATTTTTTTACTCATTTATTATATTACCGTTGGCATCTACGTCAACATCACGTACACAACGGATGGTACGATTGTACTTTGTATTTTTATCGTGACAATCTAAGAATAACTGTCTACTGTCCAGACCGAAGTGTCTGTCTGAATCATATTTCCAATGAGTCCTTGAAAATGCGGCATAACCGCCATCCTTTACATTACTTTCATTTTGAAGAAACATTATCATGAATTCGCGCTGATTGGGTGCTCTCCATTTCTTTCCATTTTCTGTGTAGTCTTTGCATAAAGACTCA
Above is a window of Bacteroides helcogenes P 36-108 DNA encoding:
- the pstB gene encoding phosphate ABC transporter ATP-binding protein PstB, with the translated sequence MKIETRDVNFWYGDFHALKGISMDIEEKSVVAFIGPSGCGKSTFLRLLNRMNDLIPATRLSGEICIDGQNIYGKGVRVDELRKNVGMVFQRPNPFPKSIFENVAYGLRVNGVTDSAFIRRRVEETLKGAALWDEVKDKLKVSAYALSGGQQQRLCIARAMAVSPSVLLMDEPASALDPISTAKVEELIHELKKQYTIVIVTHNMQQAARVSDSTAFFYMGEMIEVGDTKKIFTNPEKVETQNYITGRFG
- the phoU gene encoding phosphate signaling complex protein PhoU encodes the protein MVKFIESELVLLKKEIDEMWTLVYNQIDRAGDAVLTLDRELAQQVLVRERRVNAFELKIDSDVEDIIALYNPVAIDLRFVLAMLKINTNLERLGDFAEGIARFVINCTEPALDADLIKKLRLEEMISQVLSMLELTKNALKEENLEQATAVFAKDNLLDEINAEATSILAGHINAHPESALSCLNMVSVFRKLERSGDHITNIAEEIVFFIDAKVLKHGGRIDEHYPNDNK
- a CDS encoding Rpn family recombination-promoting nuclease/putative transposase — protein: MSRFINPYSDYGFKLLFGREVSKDLLIDFLNGLLVGERVITDLTFLNNEQLPEYQEGRGIIYDVYCTTDTGEKIIVEMQNRSQVNFKDRALFYLSKAVVNQGLTGSDWMFGVKAVYGVFFMNFLLDGEEQKLRTDVILADRETGKIFSDKLRQIFIALPLFDKDEEECENDFERWIYVLKNMETLERMPFKARKAVFERLEELADVGALSKHEREVYDNSLKVYRDYLVTMEAAKIEGREEGRVEGRVEGIEIGIKKSQTDTALRMKSKGMSVSEIADITGLTLTEIEALQA